The Klebsiella africana sequence GCAGCTGCATACCGGCAGAAACGGAAGCCATTTTCTCTTTCTGGGTCTCTTCAATACGGCGCGCGGCGTCGTTAAACGCGGCAGCCACCAGATCTTCCAGCATCTCTTTGTCGTCTTCCAGCAGGCTTGGGTCGATTTCCACACGGCGGCAGTTGTGCGCGCCGTTAATGGTCACTTTTACCAGACCCGCGCCGGATTCGCCGGTCACTTCCAGCTGAGCGATCTCTTCCTGCATCTTCTGCATTTTGTCTTGCATCTGCTGGGCCTGCTTCATCAGGTTACCCAGGCCGCCTTTTCCACCAAACATAGGCTTCTCTCTCAGTCAGTCATCGTTAAAGGTACTGAATGCCAGTCAGACTGGCGTTCAAATGGGGCGGATACTCTCTTCATCCAGATCGGCGTCGAAGAAACGACGCAGAGTCTGAATGTTATTATCCGCGATAATGGCTTCGCGCGCCTGCGCGAGCTTTTCTTCATAAATAGCCTGCCGCCACTCCAGCGGCGTACGCATCGCGGGATTATCATCTTCCACGATGGTCAATTCAACCGGCGTACCGTACAACACCCCCAGCGCTTCAGCCAGCTTTTGCTGCGCGCCGGCGGAATTGAGGTGACGCTGGCTGGGGCGCAGATGCAGACAGACGCGGCTGCCCTCCTGCTCTTTCCACGCGTTGAGCGCCACTTGCTCGACCAGCTTAGGTACCGCCAGCTGGCTCACTTCCGCCGCCCAGCTGTCGCGCTCCACCGCTTCTTCGGCGAGCTTGGCCGCCAGCTCCGGCGTCTTCTCATGCTCCAGCGCCTTTTTCAGCGCTTTGGGCGTGGCGACGTCGACTTTGGTCTCTTCCACCACCGTCGTCGCCTTCCAGCGATAGGCCTCTTTCTTCGCCGGAGCCTGCTCCAGCGCGGCCGCGGCCGGACGAGCCTGGACGCGCTCGGTAATCGAACTCAGTCGTTCCAGCGCAGCGTTATTCACCGGCCGCGCGCGGGAAGCGGCTGCCGGTTCACTCTTTTTTGGGGTGGTTGCTCCCTGGCTACGCTGCAGGTGGCTGCGGGCCGCCAGCACCTGGCTGGTGGTTGGCGGCAAACTCGGCGAAGGCTGTGGCGGTGGCGCTGCTGCGGGGGCCCCCGCCTGACGCAGCGCAGGCGCGGCAGCCTGTACCGGCTGCACCTCCGGCTCCGGCAGCGGCTTACGCGGATGAAACGCCAGGGCGCGCAGCAGCGTCATTTCGACGCCCATTCTCCGGTCCGGGGCGTAAGGCAGCTCTTTGCGGCCAATCAGCAGCGTTTGGTAGTAGAGCTGAACATCGCCCGGCGGTACGGTTCGCGCCAGTTCGCGCATCCGCACTTCGACGGCGGCCATGTCGGCGCCCAGCGCCGAAGGCGACAGCTGAACCATGGCGATGCGGTGCAGCAAGCTCTGCATCTCGACCAGCAGCGCCTCCCACTCGACGCCGCGTGCGGCGGCGTCATTGACCCCTGCCATTACCCGCTCGCCGTCAGCAGCGACCAGCGCTTCAATCAGCGACAGCGCCTGATCGTCATCAAGGGTGCCAAGCATGGTGCTCACCGATGCCGCCGTCAGCTGTCCTTCCCCACTGGCAATCGCCTGATCGGTCAGGCTTAAGGCATCGCGTAGGCTGCCATCGGCCGCCCGCGACAGCAACTGCAGCGCACGGGGCTCAAAGGCAATCTGCTCTTCGCCAAGAATATGCTCCAGCTGATGGCGGATCTGTTCAACGTCCAGCGCCTTCAGGTGGAACTGCAGGCAGCGGGATAAGATCGTCACCGGCAGCTTCTGCGGATCCGTCGTCGCCAGCAGGAATTTGACGTGCGCCGGCGGCTCCTCTAGCGTTTTTAACAACGCGTTGAAGCTGTGACGCGACAGCATATGGACTTCGTCGATGAGATAGACCTTAAAGCGGCCGCGGGCTGGCGCGTACTGGACGTTATCCAGCAGATCGCGGGTATCTTCGACTTTAGTTCGCGAGGCGGCGTCAATCTCAATCAGATCGACAAAGCGCCCCTGTTCAATTTCCCGGCAGTTATCGCACACGCCGCAGGGGGTGGCGGTAATGCCAGATTCACAGTTTAACCCTTTCGCCAACAGACGGGCGATGGAGGTCTTCCCGACCCCGCGGGTACCGGAAAAAAGATAAGCGTGGTGAATGCGCCCTAACGACAAGCCGTTCGCCAGTGCGGTCAGCACATGTTCCTGGCCGACGACGTCAGCAAAGGTTTGTGGGCGCCATTTACGGGCTAAGACCTGATAACTCATGGGCTGGCTCTGAAACGCTGGAAGGTGAAATCACGAAGGGGTCATGCTATCACAGCCCCGCCCGATCGGCGAGGCTATGTGGAGGGATTTGCTTAGTGGCCCGGGAACGGCACCAGGCTGTAGCAGTGGATCCCCAGCTTTTCCAGGCGCTGTTCGCCGCCCAGATCGAAGAGGTTGATAATGAAGGCGGCATCATGCACTTCGCCGCCAAGACGGCGGATCAGTTTGACCGTCGCGTCGATGGTGCCGCCGGTCGCCAGCAGATCGTCCACCACCAGCACTTTGTCGCCCGGTTTAATGGCATCAACGTGGATCTCCAGCTGATCGGTGCCGTACTCCAGTTCATAGCTCTCGGCAATGGTTTCGCGCGGCAACTTACGCGGCTTGCGTACCGGAACAAAGCCTACGCCCAGCGCCAGCGCAACCGGTGCGCCGAACAGGAAGCCACGCGCTTCGGTCCCCACCACTTTGGTGATGCCGGCGTTTTTATAACGCTCGGTCAGCAGTTCAATGCTAAGCGCGTAGGCTTTTGGGTCTTCCAGTAAGCTGGTGACATCGCGGAAAAGGATGCCCGGTTTCGGATAATCCTGGACGCTTTGGATGCTGTTCTTCAGATATTCAAGCTGCTGTGCAGTTGCGGTCATAAGTGTATGCCTGATTGAAACGGTGTTACCCACGGGCGTGCAAAATGGGCCAAAGAAACATTTGCTTAACCTTTGACCAGGCTTACCCGCGCTCGAAAACGCCAGAATTTACTGGCTGTTGGCAACAATTGCAACAGGCATTATTGCGCATCAGTGCTTTTGTTGCTTTGCGTCAACCACCGGAATGCGCCACATAAAGATCAGCAGACAGGCCAGAATGACCAACAGCATGATGCGCACCCACGTAAGCTTAACCAGCCATAGCGAAATAGCAAAAGTCACCACGATCATCGCAATGGCGCGCGGTTTAGCGCCCCGAGGCATGGCGCGGTACTGTTGCCAGTGGCGAAGATAGCCGCCAAACCAGGAGCGATACAGAAGCCATTGGTGAAAGCGCGGCGATGAGCGAGCAAAGCACCAGGCGGCAAGCAGAATAAACGGCGTCGTCGGTAGCAACGGTAAAAAGACACCCAGCGTGCCCAGCGCTACCGCCAGCCAGCCAATAATGGTTAAAATGACAGGTGGCATAATGCGAATCGTTATCAAACAGATGAGGCTACTGTAGCACAGTTGGCTGAGGGGAAATGGAGAGGTTTGGTGAAAACAGCTCAACTTTTACAAACGCTGAACGATCAGCTCAACGAGCTGGCCGCGCTGGTTGCGCCGCTGGCGGAGCACGCGACCCTGAGCCCGCGTTTTGACCGCCAGCTCTTCCACACCCGCAGTACACGGATGCAGGCCTATCTGACGGAAGCCCAGCAGAATTTTAACCAACTCCGCCAGGCCGTGGAGCGCCAGCGTTTGTCGCAGGTGGCCTGGATTGCCGAGCGTCTGGCGGCGCAAATCGCCGCGCTGCGACGGGAAACCGCCACCTGGTCCTTACGCAGTTGGGACCACGCTTCGCCAACGCTGAGCCGCTGGCAGCGCCGTCGCCTGCAGCATCAGGAGTATGAGCGCCGCCTGCTGGCGATGCGCGACCAACGTCAGAACCTTTTGACGCAGACAACCAGCCTTGAGGAGCAGCAGCGGCTGGCCAGAGAAGTCGACGTCTACAACGGCCGGCTGGCGCGCTGCCGACAGGCGCTGGACAAGATTGAAAACGTACTGGCGCGGCTGACGCGCTGACAGGAGAGGCAATGTCACTGGAAAATGCATCCGATGAGGTCAAACTGGCCGTCGATTTAATCATGTTGCTGGAATCGCATCAGATCCCGGCGCAAACCGTGCTGGCCGCGCTGGAAATTGTCCAGCGGGATTATGCAAACAAGTTAAAGAACGTGGAAAGCGGGTCGCAATCTCCTGAGAAGTAGGATGTTGCCTCCGGCGGAGTGCTGGCAGAGTGGTCCTCTGAGCATGACGCTAATGGAGGCAATATTTATGGAAAAAGTCAGTCAAACCCCACACGACGCGGTGTTTCGCCAGATGTTAATGCATCAGGCGGTCGCGAAGGATTTTTTGCAGCTGTATTTGCCCGCGCCGTTTCTGGCGATCTGCGAACTGGATTCGCTGCAGCTGGTCTCCGGTAGCTTTGTTGAAGAGGACCTGCGCGCCAGCTATTCCGATATCCTTTACTCACTGCGCACACATCACGGAACGGGCTATGTTTACGCGCTGATTGAGCACCAGAGCACGCCGGACAAGCTGATGGCGTTTCGCCTGCTGCGCTATGCGCTGGCCGCCATGCAGCGTCATCTGGACGCTGGCCACGACACGCTGCCGCTGGTAGTGCCGATTCTGTTTTATCACGGCAAAGTTAGCCCCTGGCCCTGGGCCCGCAACTGGCAACAGCTATTCGCCGATCCGGCGCTGGCGAAGGCGCTCTATAGCAATGATTTTCCGCTGGTGGACCTCACCGTAATGCCAGATAATCAGATCGCCCGTCATCGGCGGATGGCCATGCTGGAGCTGCTGCAAAAGCATATCCGTCATCGCGATCTGGCCGAGCTGCAGGTGCCGTTGATTGCGCTGATGACGCAAGGCTATCTGACAGAAGCGCAGCTGAATACGCTGCTGCGCTATATGTTGCAGGCGGGAACCACGGAACATCCGGGGGCGCTGATCCGCACGCTGGCGGCGCAGTCGCCCAGGCATAAGGAGCTAATGATGACCATTGCCGAATGGCTGGAAGAGAAAGGCCGTAAACAGGGGCAGCAGGAAGGTGAGCAGGAAGCCACCCGCAGCATCGCCGCCAGAATGCTGGCGCGCGGCCTCGAACGTCAAACCGTGCAGGAGCTCACCGGGCTCAGCGATGAAGAACTCGCCGCGCTGGTGCCCTGAGGCAGCAGGGGCGGCTTTGCACCGCCCCACTTTCGTTAAGGTACAACAGAGGGCGCCAGATCGTCGCCTTTCCCGTCCCGCTTCACTTCGGTGACTTCATCACCCTTTTCATTGCGCAGATGAACTTCCAACTGGTTAAAGGCAATGTTGATGTCATTCTCCCGGCACAGGCGGTCAATGGCGCGGTTGAGCTCATCCACGGTGTAGCTGCGATCGCGCAGTTCACGAACATACAGACGCAGTTCATGATCCAGCGTACTGGCGCCAAAGGTAGTGAAGAAGACCGATGGCGCCGGCTCCTGCATCACTTTCGGGTGATCGTGTGCGGCCTTCAGCAGCACCTCTTTCACCTTATCCAGATCTGAGCCATAGGCAACGCCGAGGCGGATCACCACGCGAGTCACAGTGTCGGAGAGCGACCAGTTGATCAAGCGCTCGGTAACAAACGCTTTGTTCGGGATGATCACCTCTTTGCGATCAAAATCGGTGATGGTAGTGGCGCGAATACGGATTTTGCTTACCGTCCCCGAGAAGGTCCCGATAGTCACCGTATCCCCAATGCGCACCGGACGTTCGAACAGAATAATCAGGCCGGAGACGAAGTTACCGAATATCTCCTGCAGACCAAAACCTAAACCAACCGACAGGGCAGCCGCCAGCCATTGCAGTTTATCCCAGGAGACGCCCAGCGCCCCGAATACCGTCATCGCGCCGATAGCGATAATCGCATAGTTGAGAATAGTGGTGATGGCGTAGGAGGTTCCCTGACGCATGTTGAGCCGCGACAGAACCAGCACCTCCAGCAATCCCGGCAGGTTGCGGATTAGCGCCCAGGCGACCATTGACGCAACAATAGCGAACAACAGGCTGCCCATCGTGACGCTGCGCACCACGCTAGCCCCCGCCTCGGTGCCGTTGTAGTGCCACAGGGTAATGCTGTCGAGGTAGGCGAAAACGGTGATCAAATCAGACCAAATCGCCCAGAACATCACCGCGAACAGAGCGACCATCACCAGCATGGTGATGCGCAGCGTCTGCTGGTTGACCTGCTCAAGGGCGATAGTTGGCTCTTCCTGCGGCTCGGCGCCTTCCGCCCCTTCCTTCACCAGATGTTGACGGCGCGCCAACGCCCGGCGCCAGGCGATACGCCGCGCCGCCACGCTCAGGCCGCGCAGCACGGTCTGGTACAGCAGGTTCCAGATCATCACCAGATACACGGTCTCGATCCAGCGTCCCGCCAGACGCAGTGTCGTGTAGAAGTAGCCGGTTGCCGTCAGCACCATCAGGGCTACCGGGACGATAGACAACACCGTGATCGTCAGCAGGCGTAAGCTGTGCGATTCTTTATCACGCCAGCTTTCCCGGCACATCGGCCAAACCAGCACCGCGATCAGCAGCAGATTGAAGAAAATCACAAACTGCCCCAGCACGTCGTCCATCAGGTTCAGCGGCGACAGCTCGGAAATCACCGACCAGAAATTCAGCGGCAGCAGCGCCAGGCTGACGCGAACAATCTGCCGCCGCCAGTGGCTGGTCAACTGCGCAGGCATATTGAAGTGGCTGACCGCGACGCCGTTCTTTTCCAGCACCTTCCAGCAAAGGCCAAAGACCAGCCAGAACATGGCCAGCTTTTTACTGTACGCCCACAGCAAACCGCTGATATTAAGCTGCATGGTGAGTAAAATCAGGCCAATCGCCAAAATCACCAGCACTACCGGTAAGGCCCTGATCAGGTCGATAAGAATTGCCTTTGGCGTATGCAGCTGGGTATCGTTGCGCAGTTGCCCCACCTGGGAAGCAAGCTTAGCCTGATAATCCTTAAGCCACTGCAGACGCCAGCGGATCAGGCCGGCAATCAACAGCAGCGGTAAACCGGCCAGGAAAGCGACAAACACCGCAGGCCACGCTTTTTCCCAGTTCACGGTGATTTTCATCGCCTTAAACTGACCTTTCAGCGCCTCCGGGAAGGCCTTAATCCACTCCCAGTCCATCGGTTTATTGCTGTTCACCCAGAAAATTTGCTGGGTCAGAATTTCCTTCAGGCTGCTCGAGACGCTCATCAATTGCTGCTGATTGATCTGCAGATTGATGGCCATCATCAGCTGGTTCCCCAGCTGTTTGTTGAATTGGTCGAGTAGTTCGCGACGCATATCGATCACTTCCAGTAGCGCGGCGTGTACTTCATCGTTCACCTCGCTGCTGTGCCCCTCTTCCAGTTTGGCGACAAAGGCATCGCTCTGGAACAGCGCATCGCGCTGCTGGTTCACCTCAAACTGTTCGAGCCGCAGGTCGGCGATGCGGTTGGTCATATCCTGCAGTTCGTCCGCCGACGGCAATGTCTGTTGCTGTTGGTAAAGAATACGCGACAGCAACAGGCTCCCCCGCAGAACAGAAATTTGCTCTTTAATATCCCGTTCAGACTGCAGCGCACGGTCGAGCCAGTTCTTAACCTGAATATTGCGCTGCACCAGCTGGTTACCGTTCTCTGTTGCCTGGATCAGCTTCTCGCTCAGCTGATGGTTAATATCCAGCTCTTGTTTGACCAGCGGATTGGCCTGAATGCGCGCCGTTTCATCCGGGGTCACCGCCTCCTGGGCCGTTTTTTCGGTCAGCGTCAGCCGCTTGCTGTTTACCGCCTCTTGCAGCAGCTGCAGCTGATGCTCCAGCCGGTTGCTCCAGGCGGTGACGTAGTCACGCTGCTTCTGCAGGGTATCCTGCAGGACGGTGTTGCCTTCGAGGCTCTTGCGCTGCTGCTCGATCTGCGCGTTGAGCAATGCCTGTTGAGCCTGCAACAGCACCTGCTGGGTCGGGCGCAGGGTCTCGTCGCCCACCGAGGTGCCATTCAGACGATTGCGGATCTGCTGCAGCTGCTGGGAGGCGTTGTACATCGCATTTTGCACGCGTTCCGGCTGCGTTTGCAGGGAAACCAGCTGGCTGTTATAGGTCGCCAGATCGTTTTGCGCGTTCTGCAGATCGTCCAGCGTCTGGGTGACACGCGACTCCAGTTGACGCAATGAGAGCGTGCTGAGCGTTTTGCGCGTCACGTCGTCATTTGGGACGTCGCTCAGGTTGTTGAGGCTCTCCACCGCCTGGCGCAGCTTCGCCGGCGCTTGCTCGACCTGCTGACGCAGCTGTGCCGTCTCGCTTTTAATACGCTCGATTTTATCCAGCGTTTCCAGCGTCTGGGTCAGATCCTGCTGGACCAGTTTGTCCTGCGGGGTCAGTTCTTTTTGTTTATTTAACGTATTGAGCTGGCTCTGCACCTCAGCCCGATCGGGGAGATCCGCGGCGCGGCCCTGGACTGGGCTGAAAAGGCCAATAAGACAGAGCAGCGTGATAATAAAGATGAACGTGGCGCGTTGCCTGGAGATCGTGTGCAGCATAGTTAATATGAATGAATGCAAATGCCGGAGAATACCGGGGGTCGTCGCAAGCGCGCAGAATAGCACTTCTCAGCGCTGGCGAATAGCAGCGGACGGCGCTAAAAATTCACGCCCATCCGCACGCTATCTTTAAGCTGACAGGCTCTCCGGGGCGCGTAGCGT is a genomic window containing:
- a CDS encoding YbaB/EbfC family nucleoid-associated protein, with amino-acid sequence MFGGKGGLGNLMKQAQQMQDKMQKMQEEIAQLEVTGESGAGLVKVTINGAHNCRRVEIDPSLLEDDKEMLEDLVAAAFNDAARRIEETQKEKMASVSAGMQLPPGFKMPF
- the dnaX gene encoding DNA polymerase III subunit gamma/tau, whose product is MSYQVLARKWRPQTFADVVGQEHVLTALANGLSLGRIHHAYLFSGTRGVGKTSIARLLAKGLNCESGITATPCGVCDNCREIEQGRFVDLIEIDAASRTKVEDTRDLLDNVQYAPARGRFKVYLIDEVHMLSRHSFNALLKTLEEPPAHVKFLLATTDPQKLPVTILSRCLQFHLKALDVEQIRHQLEHILGEEQIAFEPRALQLLSRAADGSLRDALSLTDQAIASGEGQLTAASVSTMLGTLDDDQALSLIEALVAADGERVMAGVNDAAARGVEWEALLVEMQSLLHRIAMVQLSPSALGADMAAVEVRMRELARTVPPGDVQLYYQTLLIGRKELPYAPDRRMGVEMTLLRALAFHPRKPLPEPEVQPVQAAAPALRQAGAPAAAPPPQPSPSLPPTTSQVLAARSHLQRSQGATTPKKSEPAAASRARPVNNAALERLSSITERVQARPAAAALEQAPAKKEAYRWKATTVVEETKVDVATPKALKKALEHEKTPELAAKLAEEAVERDSWAAEVSQLAVPKLVEQVALNAWKEQEGSRVCLHLRPSQRHLNSAGAQQKLAEALGVLYGTPVELTIVEDDNPAMRTPLEWRQAIYEEKLAQAREAIIADNNIQTLRRFFDADLDEESIRPI
- the apt gene encoding adenine phosphoribosyltransferase, with the translated sequence MTATAQQLEYLKNSIQSVQDYPKPGILFRDVTSLLEDPKAYALSIELLTERYKNAGITKVVGTEARGFLFGAPVALALGVGFVPVRKPRKLPRETIAESYELEYGTDQLEIHVDAIKPGDKVLVVDDLLATGGTIDATVKLIRRLGGEVHDAAFIINLFDLGGEQRLEKLGIHCYSLVPFPGH
- a CDS encoding DUF454 family protein, producing the protein MPPVILTIIGWLAVALGTLGVFLPLLPTTPFILLAAWCFARSSPRFHQWLLYRSWFGGYLRHWQQYRAMPRGAKPRAIAMIVVTFAISLWLVKLTWVRIMLLVILACLLIFMWRIPVVDAKQQKH
- the priC gene encoding primosomal replication protein N''; translated protein: MKTAQLLQTLNDQLNELAALVAPLAEHATLSPRFDRQLFHTRSTRMQAYLTEAQQNFNQLRQAVERQRLSQVAWIAERLAAQIAALRRETATWSLRSWDHASPTLSRWQRRRLQHQEYERRLLAMRDQRQNLLTQTTSLEEQQRLAREVDVYNGRLARCRQALDKIENVLARLTR
- the rsmS gene encoding pleiotropic regulatory protein RsmS — translated: MSLENASDEVKLAVDLIMLLESHQIPAQTVLAALEIVQRDYANKLKNVESGSQSPEK
- a CDS encoding Rpn family recombination-promoting nuclease/putative transposase; protein product: MEKVSQTPHDAVFRQMLMHQAVAKDFLQLYLPAPFLAICELDSLQLVSGSFVEEDLRASYSDILYSLRTHHGTGYVYALIEHQSTPDKLMAFRLLRYALAAMQRHLDAGHDTLPLVVPILFYHGKVSPWPWARNWQQLFADPALAKALYSNDFPLVDLTVMPDNQIARHRRMAMLELLQKHIRHRDLAELQVPLIALMTQGYLTEAQLNTLLRYMLQAGTTEHPGALIRTLAAQSPRHKELMMTIAEWLEEKGRKQGQQEGEQEATRSIAARMLARGLERQTVQELTGLSDEELAALVP
- the mscK gene encoding mechanosensitive channel MscK, producing the protein MLHTISRQRATFIFIITLLCLIGLFSPVQGRAADLPDRAEVQSQLNTLNKQKELTPQDKLVQQDLTQTLETLDKIERIKSETAQLRQQVEQAPAKLRQAVESLNNLSDVPNDDVTRKTLSTLSLRQLESRVTQTLDDLQNAQNDLATYNSQLVSLQTQPERVQNAMYNASQQLQQIRNRLNGTSVGDETLRPTQQVLLQAQQALLNAQIEQQRKSLEGNTVLQDTLQKQRDYVTAWSNRLEHQLQLLQEAVNSKRLTLTEKTAQEAVTPDETARIQANPLVKQELDINHQLSEKLIQATENGNQLVQRNIQVKNWLDRALQSERDIKEQISVLRGSLLLSRILYQQQQTLPSADELQDMTNRIADLRLEQFEVNQQRDALFQSDAFVAKLEEGHSSEVNDEVHAALLEVIDMRRELLDQFNKQLGNQLMMAINLQINQQQLMSVSSSLKEILTQQIFWVNSNKPMDWEWIKAFPEALKGQFKAMKITVNWEKAWPAVFVAFLAGLPLLLIAGLIRWRLQWLKDYQAKLASQVGQLRNDTQLHTPKAILIDLIRALPVVLVILAIGLILLTMQLNISGLLWAYSKKLAMFWLVFGLCWKVLEKNGVAVSHFNMPAQLTSHWRRQIVRVSLALLPLNFWSVISELSPLNLMDDVLGQFVIFFNLLLIAVLVWPMCRESWRDKESHSLRLLTITVLSIVPVALMVLTATGYFYTTLRLAGRWIETVYLVMIWNLLYQTVLRGLSVAARRIAWRRALARRQHLVKEGAEGAEPQEEPTIALEQVNQQTLRITMLVMVALFAVMFWAIWSDLITVFAYLDSITLWHYNGTEAGASVVRSVTMGSLLFAIVASMVAWALIRNLPGLLEVLVLSRLNMRQGTSYAITTILNYAIIAIGAMTVFGALGVSWDKLQWLAAALSVGLGFGLQEIFGNFVSGLIILFERPVRIGDTVTIGTFSGTVSKIRIRATTITDFDRKEVIIPNKAFVTERLINWSLSDTVTRVVIRLGVAYGSDLDKVKEVLLKAAHDHPKVMQEPAPSVFFTTFGASTLDHELRLYVRELRDRSYTVDELNRAIDRLCRENDINIAFNQLEVHLRNEKGDEVTEVKRDGKGDDLAPSVVP